The following proteins come from a genomic window of Gossypium raimondii isolate GPD5lz chromosome 5, ASM2569854v1, whole genome shotgun sequence:
- the LOC105771250 gene encoding peroxidase 19 gives MPVLSPASSSSSSSSSFVFTCFFIILFVTINSSNPVAITTKAKRPPRQLSVNYYAKSCPQVEQLVGSITSQQFKEIPVSAPATIRLFFHDCFVEGCDASILIATQPGSKILAEKDAADNRDLRTEGFDTITRAKALVESKCPGIVSCADILAIAARDFIHLAGGPYYVVKKGRWDGKISMASRVPNNLPHANSTVDQLIKLFSSKGLTIQDLVVLSGAHTIGFAHCKNFVDRLYNYKGTKQADPAIDPRLLKALKMSCPQVGGNADIVAPFDVTTPFVFDHAYYTNLQSKLGLLASDEGLFLDPRTKPLVQSFGLDKAKFFLAFSAAMEKMGSIGVKRGRRHGEKRKACSIHM, from the exons ATGCCTGTCCTTTCTccagcttcttcttcttcttcttcttcttcttcctttgttTTCACTTGTTTCTTCATCATTCTCTTTGTAACCATAAACTCCTCCAATCCTGTAGCCATTACCACCAAGGCCAAACGCCCCCCACGCCAGCTTTCTGTCAATTACTATGCAAAATCTTGCCCTCAAGTTGAGCAACTCGTCGGCTCCATCACCTCCCAACAATTCAAAGAAATCCCTGTCTCTGCACCTGCCACCATTCGCCTCTTCTTCCATGACTGCTTTGTAGAA GGTTGCGATGCGTCTATCCTTATAGCAACACAGCCTGGAAGTAAAATATTAGCAGAGAAAGATGCAGCGGATAACAGGGACCTGAGAACAGAGGGGTTTGATACAATAACGAGAGCCAAGGCTTTGGTGGAGAGCAAATGCCCCGGCATTGTCTCTTGCGCTGATATTCTTGCAATTGCAGCCAGAGATTTTATCCATTTG GCTGGGGGACCTTATTACGTAGTGAAGAAAGGAAGGTGGGATGGGAAAATATCAATGGCATCCAGGGTCCCCAACAATCTCCCACATGCAAATTCAACCGTCGACCAACTGATCAAACTCTTTAGCTCAAAAGGGTTAACCATCCAGGACCTCGTTGTGCTCTCAGGTGCGCACACCATCGGCTTTGCCCACTGCAAGAACTTCGTGGACCGACTCTACAATTATAAAGGCACTAAGCAGGCTGACCCTGCCATTGATCCAAGGCTACTAAAGGCCCTGAAGATGTCATGCCCACAGGTTGGTGGTAATGCTGACATTGTGGCTCCATTCGATGTCACCACCCCATTCGTATTCGACCATGCTTATTATACAAATTTACAGAGCAAACTGGGCTTGTTAGCTTCAGACGAAGGTCTATTTTTGGACCCGAGGACCAAGCCTCTGGTCCAATCTTTTGGGCTAGACAAGGCAAAGTTTTTCCTGGCCTTTTCAGCAGCTATGGAAAAAATGGGCTCAATTGGCGTCAAAAGAGGAAGAAGACATGGAGAGAAAAGGAAGGCTTGTAGCATACACATGTGA
- the LOC105770573 gene encoding GDSL esterase/lipase At5g45950, giving the protein MAQNMTRRRVVLVQILALALAAVMPLLSGGVDIQQVRVLAAKFNVTCVVVFGDSSVDPGNNNYIATPFKGNFLPYGKDFFRGHPTGRFSNGRLATDFIAEALGYTSEIRPFLNKRLRPVDILHGVSFASAASGYDELTANLSHVLPVSKQLEYFREYKMRLRQLIGARKAENIIKNAVAVMSMGTNDFLQNYYLEPIRPKQYTLEEYQNYLASCMSDDVKTMHSLGITRLVVVGVPPLGCMPLVKTLMNQETCVEKYNNFSSSFNSKLQFKLEVARTTLGMKIGYVDAYGIFEDAVNNSKKYGFIEASKGCCGTGTIEYGDTCRGMSTCADASKYVFWDAVHPTERMYEIIAGQAIDSLRKQLMT; this is encoded by the exons ATGGCTCAAAATATGACCAGGAGAAGGGTTGTTTTGGTGCAGATTTTGGCACTAGCCTTGGCCGCTGTTATGCCATTGCTCTCAGGAGGTGTGGATATTCAACAAGTTAGGGTGCTGGCAGCTAAATTCAACGTGACTTGCGTAGTGGTATTCGGAGACTCCAGCGTGGATCCAGGGAATAACAACTATATTGCTACGCCCTTTAAGGGTAATTTCCTACCTTATGGGAAAGACTTCTTCAGAGGCCACCCGACTGGACGGTTCAGCAATGGAAGGCTAGCCACTGATTTTATTG CTGAAGCTTTGGGTTACACGAGCGAAATTCGACCTTTCCTTAACAAGAGATTGAGACCAGTTGATATCTTACATGGTGTTAGTTTCGCATCAGCTGCTTCTGGTTATGATGAGCTCACTGCCAATCTCTCA CATGTCCTGCCGGTTTCCAAGCAGCTGGAGTATTTCAGGGAATATAAGATGCGGTTGAGGCAACTGATTGGAGCGAGGAAAgcagaaaatattataaaaaatgcgGTAGCTGTGATGAGTATGGGCACAAATGACTTTCTTCAAAACTACTATTTAGAACCCATTCGCCCCAAGCAGTATACTTTGGAAGAGTACCAAAATTACTTGGCCTCTTGCATGTCTGACGATGTTAAG ACGATGCACAGTCTTGGGATAACAAGATTAGTGGTAGTTGGGGTGCCTCCCCTGGGTTGCATGCCCCTTGTCAAGACTCTAATGAACCAGGAAACATGTGTGGAAAAGTATAACAATTTCTCCTCCTCCTTCAATTCCAAGCTACAATTCAAGTTGGAAGTCGCCAGGACAACATTAGGGATGAAAATTGGCTACGTTGATGCTTATGGCATCTTTGAGGACGCTGTCAATAACTCCAAAAAATATG GTTTCATTGAAGCTTCAAAAGGGTGTTGCGGGACGGGGACCATAGAGTATGGAGATACATGCAGAGGCATGAGTACATGCGCTGATGCGTCAAAATATGTATTCTGGGATGCTGTTCATCCCACTGAAAGAATGTATGAAATAATCGCCGGCCAGGCCATTGATTCTCTCCGGAAACAGCTGATGACATAG